A window of the Arachis duranensis cultivar V14167 chromosome 5, aradu.V14167.gnm2.J7QH, whole genome shotgun sequence genome harbors these coding sequences:
- the LOC107491083 gene encoding SPX domain-containing membrane protein At4g22990 gives MVAFGKKLKDRQIQEWQGYYINYKLMKKRVRQYAQQIQLGTQDRRHVLKDFSRMLDNQIEKIVLFLLEQQGILASRISKLGEQHDALLQEPEIHKMSELREAYREVGQDLLKLLFFVEMNAIGLRKILKKFDKRFGYRFTDYYVKTRANHPYSQLQQVFKHVGIGAVVGALSRNLHELQNRQGSYLSIYDQPTLPLQDPVIDSIKAAVDRLTNSTNFLNFLGQHALIMQEELPTPTEEHVDDERYHFMSLILNLANTFLYMVNTYIIVPTADDYSMSLGAAPTVCGIVIGAMAVAQVFSSVYFSAWSNRSYFRPLVFSSITLFLGNILYALAYDARSLWILLIGRVFCGLGSARAVNRRYISDCVPLKIRMQASAAFVSASALGMACGPALAGILQTDFKIYKLTFNQNTLPGWVMGVAWLIYLIWLWITFKEPSHEPVENEDHVNNHQPNDEVNNALEQGLKQPLLITSDDKGDEEADQDYDDSEEASEESRLPATSIRSAYRLLTPSVKVQLLIYFMLKYVMEILLSESSVITTYYFNWSTSRVALFLACLGLTVLPVNIVVGSYISNMFEDRQILLVSEIMVCIGVLLSFHLIIPYSVPQYICSGLLLFVSAEVLEGVNLSLLSRVMSSRLSRGTYNGGLLSTEAGTIARVIADATITLAGYLGESNLLNVTLLPSLFISIASILATCYTYNSLY, from the exons ATGGTTGCCTTTGGAAAGAAGTTGAAAGACAGACAAATTCAAGAATGGCAGGG ATATTATATAAACTACAAACTCATGAAGAAGCGAGTAAGGCAATATGCTCAGCAAATTCAACTCGGAACACAAGATCGCCGCCATGTGCTCAAGGATTTCTCCCGAATGCTAGATAATCAG ATTGAGAAGATTGTCCTTTTCCTTTTGGAGCAACAAGGGATTTTGGCAAGCAGGATATCGAAGCTTGGAGAGCAGCATGATGCTCTTCTGCAGGAACCTGAAATACATAAAATGTCTGAACTGCGAGAAGCTTATAGAGAAGTGGGACAAGACCTATTAAAGCTTCTTTTCTTTGTTGAGATGAATGCTATTGGTTTGCGCAAGATATTGAAGAAGTTTGACAAACGTTTTGGCTATAGATTCACTGATTATTATGTTAAAACTCGTGCGAATCATCCTTACTCTCAGCTGCAACAAGTGTTCAAGCATGTG GGAATAGGAGCTGTTGTGGGAGCCTTATCTCGTAATCTTCATGAACTTCAGAACCGTCAAGGGAGCTATTTATCAATTTATGATCAACCTACCCTTCCTCTCCAG GATCCTGTCATTGATTCAATAAAAGCAGCGGTTGACAGGTTAACTAACTCAACAAACTTCCTTAACTTTTTGGGGCAACATGCTCTGATTATGCAAGAAGAGCTGCCAACCCCTACGGAGGAACATGTTGATGATGAAAGATACcatttcatgtctcttatcctGAACTTGGCAAACACATTTTTGTATATGgtcaatacatatattattgtCCCTACAGCAGATGACTACTCTATGAGCCTTGGGGCTGCACCAACAGTTTGTGGTATTGTAATTGGGGCGATGGCTGTTGCTCAGGTGTTCTCTTCGGTATATTTTAGTGCGTGGTCAAATAGATCATACTTCAGACCTCTTGTCTTCAGTAGCATAACTCTCTTTCTTGGAAATATCCTGTATGCATTGGCATACGATGCTCGTTCGTTATGGATTCTCTTGATTGGTCGTGTGTTCTGTGG ATTGGGTTCTGCCAGAGCCGTTAATAGGCGTTATATCAGTGACTGTGTGCCTCTCAAAATCCGGATGCAAGCATCGGCTGCTTTCGTTAGTGCCAGCGCTCTTGGCATGGCTTGTGGTCCTGCATTAGCTGGCATATTGCAGACAGATTTTAAGATTTACAAGCTTACATTTAATCAAAATACGTTGCCCGGTTGGGTTATGGGTGTTGCTTGGCTGATATATCTCATATGGTTGTGGATCACTTTCAAGGAACCTTCTCATGAACCCGTAGAGAATGAGGATCACGTGAATAATCATCAACCAAATGATG AAGTGAACAATGCACTTGAACAAGGCCTAAAACAGCCATTGCTGATTACTTCGGATGATAAGGGAGATGAAGAAGCCGATCAAGATTATGATGATAGTGAAGAAGCTTCAGAAGAATCTCGTCTACCAGCGACTTCAATTCGGTCTGCATACAGACTGCTCACTCCATCTGTGAAG GTTCAGTTATTGATATATTTTATGCTCAAATATGTAATGGAGATTTTACTATCGGAATCTAGTGTGATCACAACATACTACTTTAACTGGTCAACAAGCAGAGTTGCACTTTTTCTCGCATGCCTCGGATTGACTGTTCTTCCTGTAAACATTGTTGTTGGAAGCTATATAAGCAACATGTTTGAGGACAG GCAAATTCTGTTGGTATCGGAAATTATGGTTTGCATTGGTGTACTCCTTAGCTTCCATTTGATTATTCCATACTCCGTGCCACAATACATATGTTCTGGCCTCCTTTTGTTTGTTTCGGCAGAAGTACTTGAAG GTGTCAACTTGTCACTGCTTTCGCGAGTTATGTCCTCAAGGCTTTCTCGTGGAACCTACAACGGAGGGCTCTTGTCGACCGAGGCTGGAACAATTGCGAGAGTTATAGCAGACGCAACCATCACCCTGGCCGGTTACTTGGGTGAGAGTAATCTCCTTAATGTCACACTGCTTCCTTCACTCTTCATTTCCATAGCCTCCATCTTAGCAACATGCTATACCTACAATTCATTATATTAG
- the LOC107491085 gene encoding UDP-glycosyltransferase 13-like, which translates to MKESIVLYPAMGRGHLVPMVELAKFITTHHNATISATLLLPSPPNRSTLHYISTVTAAAPSITFHQLSHSNHNILGTLQSFPTKPKAFIFDFFNHSAAATAASLNIPTFYYFPNAASCVALFLYLPTIHQNSIKNGYSYVDMLSSIPGLPPLSPEDMPSPISDRRSQSYESFITMSLHMRNTNGIIINTFENLEPKAIMALKNSACVPESSETSPPVFCVGPLISTTKGSDPVDDDGGRECLSWLNSQPSRSVVFLSFGSYGRFSKVQMREIAVALERCGKRFLWVVRDPMGSEVVNLEALLPKGFLERTKDKGMVIKNWVPQVEVLSHDSVGGFVTHCGWNSVMEAVTFGVPMVAWPLYAEQNLNKVVIVEEMKVALPLKEDEGGFVRASELEERVNELMESETGRGKEVRERVLAARNGGAAALAGGGSSRVALDGLVRLWKQKGSC; encoded by the coding sequence atgaaagaaagcatAGTTTTATACCCAGCCATGGGAAGGGGTCACCTTGTTCCAATGGTGGAACTCGCCAAGTTCATAACCACCCACCACAACGCCACCATCTCGGCCACCCTCCTCCTTCCTTCCCCACCAAACAGATCCACCCTCCACTACATCTCCACCGTCACCGCCGCCGCACCCTCCATCACCTTCCACCAACTCTCCCACTCAAACCATAACATCCTTGGCACCCTCCAATCCTTCCCCACGAAGCCCAAAGCCTTCATCTTTGACTTCTTCAACCACTCTGCCGCAGCCACTGCCGCTTCTCTCAACATCCCCACGTTCTATTACTTCCCCAACGCCGCAAGCTGCGTCGCACTCTTCCTCTACCTCCCAACCATCCACCAAAATTCCATAAAAAACGGTTATTCTTACGTGGACATGCTTAGTAGCATTCCCGGTTTGCCACCTCTCTCGCCGGAGGACATGCCGTCACCCATATCCGATCGCCGCAGCCAGAGCTACGAGTCCTTCATCACCATGTCACTTCACATGAGAAACACCAATGGCATCATCATCAACACCTTCGAAAATCTCGAACCCAAAGCCATCATGGCTCTGAAAAATTCTGCGTGCGTTCCAGAATCATCGGAAACTTCACCACCGGTTTTCTGCGTTGGACCACTGATTTCCACCACCAAAGGATCTGATCctgttgatgatgatggtggtaGAGAGTGTTTAAGTTGGCTGAACTCGCAACCGAGTCGAAGCGTGGTGTTCTTGAGCTTCGGAAGTTATGGAAGATTCTCGAAGGTTCAGATGAGAGAGATAGCGGTTGCGTTGGAGAGATGTGGAAAGAGGTTCTTGTGGGTTGTGAGGGATCCAATGGGAAGTGAAGTGGTGAATTTGGAAGCGTTGTTGCCGAAAGGGTTCTTAGAGAGAACGAAGGATAAGGGAATGGTGATCAAGAATTGGGTGCCGCAAGTTGAGGTACTGAGTCATGACTCGGTGGGTGGGTTTGTGACTCACTGTGGATGGAACTCGGTGATGGAGGCGGTTACCTTTGGGGTCCCGATGGTGGCGTGGCCGTTGTACGCGGAACAGAATCTGAATAAGGTGGTTATTGTGGAGGAGATGAAGGTGGCGCTGCCGTTGAAGGAGGATGAGGGTGGGTTCGTGAGGGCGAGTGAGTTGGAGGAACGAGTTAATGAGCTTATGGAATCGGAGACAGGGAGGGGAAAGGAGGTTAGAGAGAGGGTGTTGGCTGCCAGGAACGGTGGTGCCGCCGCTCTCGCTGGCGGTGGGTCTTCGCGGGTTGCTTTGGATGGGTTGGTTCGTTTGTGGAAGCAAAAAGGATCatgttga